The Balneola sp. genomic sequence AGCATATAAGCTTGCCTTAAGAAACCCTCGAATGAATCAATAAAAAATACTTGAGCTTGGTTAATAGACAGCGATTCTTCTTCTAGATAGCCCTGAGGGAGTTTACTTTTTAATAGAATTCTGTGGCTGCCCAGTTCTCTCCTGTAAAACTCATCATATTCTCGATCAGCTTCTACTATTTCTTGTTCGTTTATAAATTCAAATAGACTCCCATACTCTGGAAACCAGGATATTCTAGGTTTTGCACCGATTTCACCATCTGCGTCAACGACCAAATCAACAGCATTGTTATTAAAAGACAGAGGCGAAATTTCTACTCCATAGTAGAAGCTCAAATCATCCCAATCCCAACCTTTAGGATATCGTTGATTATCAAAGTAGCTTACATCAACTTTAATGTTTCCACTGTAAGACTTGATACCGTTATTCGTTAACTGTCTCAAAAAAGAGTCAAAAACATACTCTCTGTCTCCATCATACATAAAGCCACTAATACTAGGATCACCAGAACCTTTTATAATCAAATCCCCTTCCCAAACTGAATCCTTCAAACTACCCTGCCCATAAATGTTGGTAGTAAATCTGAAATCACTTCCTAATCCATCAAGAATAGCAGCCGTTGTAAATAACTTTTGATTGGAGGCCGGAATTATAAGTTTGCCTGAATTGAATTCCTCTAGAATAATCCCATCACTATCCCTCACACTTATCGACCAAAAAGCTTCCTGATTGGCAGCATTTTCAAGTATCGAAGTTAAATCCTGAGCCAGAGACAGATTCGCAACAGAAAGAAGGAATACAAAGAATGAGTTGCGAACTAAATGAATCATAGATTAGTGAACGAAATACTTTTCTTCTTCCTCTTTAAATGCTTCCAGAATTACTTCTTTTGTAGTAGAAGAAAGAATTTTTTCTCTGAATGAAGCACTATTCATCAGCCTCGAAATTCTGCTCAACAATTTGATATGGTGGCTATGCTTAGAATCAGGGCCTACTAATAGAAAGATGAGCTCTACAGGTTCATTATCAATTGAGTCGTAGTCTAACGGAGTACTTAATTTTGCAAAGGCAGCATAATTGTCATCAATCGCTTTTGTTTTGCAATGTGGAATCGCAAGTCCTTTGCCCACTCCTGTACTCATAACGAATTCTCTTTCAAACACTCCTTCCCTAACCTGCTCTAATGCATCTTCATCCATCTTAGAAGAAAGTAGATCAATCATAGAATTAATTACCTGCTTCTTGTTCTCCACTTCTAGATTAGGAACCACTGTGTCTGCATCAAGTAAAGAAAATAAATTCATTAAGTTATGGATGGAATTAAAGAGTTAACGTTTCAATCAACAGG encodes the following:
- the dacB gene encoding D-alanyl-D-alanine carboxypeptidase/D-alanyl-D-alanine-endopeptidase; this encodes MIHLVRNSFFVFLLSVANLSLAQDLTSILENAANQEAFWSISVRDSDGIILEEFNSGKLIIPASNQKLFTTAAILDGLGSDFRFTTNIYGQGSLKDSVWEGDLIIKGSGDPSISGFMYDGDREYVFDSFLRQLTNNGIKSYSGNIKVDVSYFDNQRYPKGWDWDDLSFYYGVEISPLSFNNNAVDLVVDADGEIGAKPRISWFPEYGSLFEFINEQEIVEADREYDEFYRRELGSHRILLKSKLPQGYLEEESLSINQAQVFFIDSFEGFLRQAYMLNLNPQEVYGENVATESFSDLVTLASHTSEPLSRLIEWTNKESDNFYTEMLLKTLAAEKFGVPGTFDDGVKEVRNFLANLEIDTTYVIMKDGSGMASGNFTKTSILSEFLYKMQNHPEFSAFYNSMSIAGVDGTIGHRMRGTTLQNNFKGKSGYVGGVRTLSGYMTTSSGRELIVSMAANNFIGKVRPIDAVHERILNYLYEKY
- a CDS encoding PTS sugar transporter subunit IIA; translated protein: MNLFSLLDADTVVPNLEVENKKQVINSMIDLLSSKMDEDALEQVREGVFEREFVMSTGVGKGLAIPHCKTKAIDDNYAAFAKLSTPLDYDSIDNEPVELIFLLVGPDSKHSHHIKLLSRISRLMNSASFREKILSSTTKEVILEAFKEEEEKYFVH